A window from Sphingobacterium hotanense encodes these proteins:
- a CDS encoding FAD-dependent oxidoreductase produces the protein MKRRNFLQLAALTGLGSLNLPIVSAGSLESQTRAKTYDGSDEIKTDVCIIGGGLGGCAAALAVCRNGLRAIMTEETDWIGGQISQQGVPPDEHQWIETHGAPSSYRDYRTRVRDFYRRNYPLTPEARNKINLNPGNGSVSRICHEPHVSVAVLYEMLLPYLSNGQLQIFLGFKANTAQIQGDDVKSIAIRSTDEDKTINVLAKNFIDATECGDLLPITKTEYVTGTESKKETKELHASETKRPQNHQAFTVCFAMDYQDGIDNTIDKPTDYDRWKNYVPKLNPAWSGKLLDLSYSNPRDLKPKRLGFDPRGIDTPGMLNLFNYRRLIHKDNFTPGFYDGDITIVNWPQNDYMMGNLIDVSGAEFKKTVEDAKNLSRSLFYWLQTEAPRADGGMGWKGLRLRGDVMGTVDGMAKYPYIRESRRIKAQFTVLEEHVGAENRKLVAGEKEGQKAFQFYDSVGVGYYHIDLHPSNQGDNYIDFGSLPFQIPLGSLLPQRVNNLFPANKNIGTTHITNGCYRLHPVEWSIGEAVGLLIAYSTKNNVHPKQVRSNKNNLSAFQSFIQQQGIETAWRI, from the coding sequence ATGAAGAGAAGAAATTTTTTACAATTAGCTGCCCTGACGGGGTTGGGCAGCTTAAATCTACCAATTGTATCCGCAGGAAGTTTGGAAAGCCAGACCAGAGCAAAAACTTACGACGGATCTGATGAAATAAAGACCGACGTTTGCATCATCGGCGGCGGTCTGGGCGGATGTGCCGCAGCGTTAGCTGTCTGCAGAAACGGCCTTCGTGCTATCATGACCGAGGAGACCGACTGGATCGGTGGACAGATATCGCAACAAGGGGTTCCACCAGACGAGCACCAATGGATAGAAACACATGGCGCACCTAGCTCCTACCGAGATTACAGAACTCGCGTTCGCGATTTCTATCGCCGTAACTATCCTCTAACTCCGGAAGCAAGAAACAAGATCAACTTAAATCCAGGAAATGGGTCGGTATCCCGAATTTGCCATGAGCCCCATGTTTCCGTGGCTGTGCTGTACGAAATGCTGTTGCCTTACCTCAGCAATGGACAGCTGCAGATATTCTTAGGATTCAAAGCTAATACAGCTCAAATTCAAGGCGACGATGTGAAGAGCATTGCGATTCGCTCCACTGATGAAGATAAAACGATCAACGTCTTGGCAAAAAACTTTATTGACGCTACGGAATGTGGCGATTTACTGCCGATTACCAAGACGGAATATGTCACTGGAACGGAGTCGAAGAAAGAAACCAAAGAGCTACATGCTTCGGAAACCAAAAGACCTCAGAACCATCAGGCGTTTACCGTTTGCTTTGCGATGGACTATCAAGACGGCATTGACAACACAATTGACAAGCCTACAGATTACGATCGATGGAAAAATTACGTCCCTAAACTGAATCCAGCATGGTCTGGAAAACTACTGGATTTATCCTACTCCAATCCGCGCGACCTCAAACCGAAGCGCTTGGGCTTTGATCCTCGCGGTATTGATACACCGGGTATGTTGAACTTATTCAACTACCGCCGATTGATTCACAAGGACAATTTTACGCCCGGCTTTTACGATGGCGATATCACCATTGTAAACTGGCCACAGAATGATTATATGATGGGCAATCTGATCGACGTATCCGGAGCGGAATTCAAAAAGACAGTGGAAGATGCGAAAAACCTTAGTCGCTCCCTTTTTTACTGGCTACAGACAGAGGCACCACGTGCTGATGGCGGCATGGGTTGGAAAGGGCTACGTCTGCGCGGTGATGTGATGGGCACCGTTGATGGCATGGCAAAATATCCTTATATACGCGAATCGCGACGAATCAAGGCACAGTTTACGGTCTTAGAAGAACATGTAGGCGCAGAGAACAGAAAGTTGGTAGCTGGCGAAAAAGAAGGACAAAAAGCCTTTCAATTTTATGATTCTGTGGGCGTGGGCTATTACCATATCGATCTACACCCCAGCAATCAAGGCGACAACTATATAGATTTCGGATCCCTTCCGTTCCAGATACCACTCGGATCCCTATTACCGCAACGCGTAAACAACTTGTTCCCTGCCAATAAAAACATCGGAACAACACATATCACCAACGGATGTTATCGCTTGCACCCCGTAGAATGGAGCATCGGCGAAGCCGTAGGTCTATTGATTGCTTACAGCACTAAAAACAATGTGCATCCAAAACAAGTCAGAAGCAATAAAAACAACCTTAGCGCCTTCCAGAGCTTTATTCAACAACAGGGAATTGAGACGGCATGGAGGATCTAG
- a CDS encoding RagB/SusD family nutrient uptake outer membrane protein translates to MNKLKISNYILGVLLISSTLSCKDFLDREPTSYSSSGFYQSEAAVEDGVSGVYASLNINLAFNLPFNIMLDHWTGFAFERAENTTIGAGGSLNPDNASVSQWWTASFNTVSRANAVLVGAEPYLDKLEGKSKQYLAEARVLRAFAYCNLVTAFGKVPLFEKPVSQQDYNVERTNEDVIVDFLLADLDACLNDLPWIAENRGRVDRAVAYGIKARLALLAGSLNFGGKGPAYYKIAAESAQAVIGQRQLAANFEDLFNKAGQQKADVRNESLFEIIYSDKGIKKTHMIGFGQVSRNYGQTGRHPSQILADTYECKDGLRIDESPLYDPKKPWANRDPRFRYTLWMHKDTVEGNTNGTETGRVKMILDVYQPTTQIFNFATQTWNSGVNADINSGAAWTSFANAGVGYMWKKYSNEKVESIGAQTCNSIIMRYPEILLTYAEAKIELNELDGSVYDAINQVRNRSKMPNVSADRIGNQQKMRQLVRRERKVEFALEGLHFSDMRRWKIGDLENEGPSYGYPLPTRAANGSVLQEGYDLVTPDMVPNFKKTTRHDLNDIANYDAYKSKLKVRDLNRFWDDKFYLFPIPQRELDLAPALGQNDGY, encoded by the coding sequence ATGAATAAGTTAAAAATATCAAACTATATATTAGGCGTATTATTAATATCGTCTACACTCTCCTGTAAAGACTTTCTGGACCGCGAACCAACCAGCTACTCATCTAGTGGATTTTACCAATCAGAGGCTGCTGTTGAAGACGGAGTCTCAGGCGTCTATGCCTCATTAAACATCAACTTGGCCTTCAATTTACCGTTTAACATTATGTTAGACCATTGGACCGGCTTTGCATTCGAGCGTGCCGAAAACACGACAATTGGGGCCGGTGGGTCGCTAAACCCGGATAACGCTTCAGTATCACAGTGGTGGACAGCTTCTTTCAATACGGTTTCGCGAGCAAATGCAGTACTTGTCGGCGCAGAACCCTACCTTGATAAGTTAGAAGGAAAATCCAAACAGTATTTAGCAGAGGCGCGGGTACTTCGTGCCTTCGCATATTGCAATTTAGTGACAGCTTTCGGAAAGGTGCCTTTATTCGAAAAGCCGGTAAGTCAGCAAGACTATAATGTGGAGCGAACCAATGAAGATGTTATTGTCGATTTTCTGTTAGCAGACTTAGATGCTTGTCTCAACGATCTACCATGGATAGCAGAAAACCGTGGGCGTGTGGATCGTGCAGTCGCATATGGAATAAAAGCACGCTTAGCACTATTAGCGGGGAGTTTAAACTTTGGTGGAAAGGGTCCTGCATATTACAAGATTGCGGCAGAATCGGCACAAGCCGTTATCGGGCAAAGACAGTTAGCAGCTAATTTTGAAGATCTATTTAACAAAGCAGGACAACAAAAAGCCGACGTAAGAAATGAGTCCCTTTTCGAAATTATTTATTCGGATAAAGGAATCAAGAAAACACATATGATTGGCTTTGGTCAGGTTTCCAGAAATTACGGACAGACGGGTAGACATCCTTCACAGATACTTGCTGATACTTATGAATGTAAAGATGGTTTACGAATCGACGAATCACCGTTATATGATCCTAAAAAACCATGGGCAAATCGAGACCCTCGATTCCGTTACACCCTTTGGATGCATAAAGATACTGTTGAAGGAAATACAAACGGTACTGAAACAGGACGAGTTAAAATGATTTTGGATGTCTATCAACCGACTACCCAAATATTCAATTTCGCAACACAAACGTGGAATTCGGGTGTTAATGCCGATATAAATTCCGGAGCTGCATGGACGAGCTTCGCGAATGCTGGAGTTGGATATATGTGGAAAAAATACAGTAATGAGAAGGTTGAATCGATCGGTGCACAGACCTGTAATTCCATCATCATGCGCTATCCAGAAATCTTGCTCACTTATGCAGAAGCCAAAATAGAGTTGAATGAACTTGACGGGTCAGTTTACGACGCCATCAATCAAGTTCGAAATCGTTCTAAAATGCCTAATGTTTCTGCCGATCGTATCGGTAACCAGCAAAAAATGCGTCAGCTGGTACGTCGCGAACGTAAAGTAGAGTTTGCGCTCGAAGGTTTGCATTTCTCGGATATGCGTCGATGGAAAATCGGCGACTTGGAAAATGAAGGACCATCGTATGGCTACCCTCTTCCCACTCGCGCAGCAAATGGAAGCGTTCTTCAAGAAGGTTATGATTTGGTTACCCCAGACATGGTGCCTAACTTTAAGAAAACAACGCGTCATGACCTGAACGATATTGCCAATTACGATGCCTATAAATCAAAACTTAAAGTTAGAGACCTGAACCGTTTCTGGGATGATAAATTCTACCTTTTCCCAATTCCGCAACGCGAGCTTGACTTGGCGCCTGCACTGGGACAGAACGACGGTTACTAA
- a CDS encoding TonB-dependent receptor — translation MKFLFFISAFTLLYANNVLSQQINFKMKNASIDQVLLKISQEVKHDLVYDSKIFTGQKKVDVDFKNISVNQALTQLFSETPYVFELSKNVIVVRKAPTKTERAVSSSSYQQRIVGTVKDEAGNPLPAVTIKATNSTTATTSDADGNYEINVPAGTQSLSFSLLGYGDRQIEINSSTRIDVTMTASVSDIDEVVVVGYGTQKKVNLTGSVAQVSSKDLLKRNASNTSIALQGLIPGVSVSTTSGRPGYDGAGIKIRGTGSLNSENGPLVLIDGVEGYMNYLDPNSIESITVLKDAASASIYGSRASNGVILVTTKRGSENALSINYSGFVGTNMPTNFPDPVSAIEYMEAINVARKNNNQTPQYSDDIINTYKTQGADNFNFYDSNWKDLLVSNNALTHNNSLSFSGGSKRIRTFANFAHYSQDGNIPNNKYTRSTLKLNNDFTMTSWLRGGIDLNIRQSKVTAPAGDTPEALFNKVTTFVPVFSAINSDGTWGYGQNGDNPIASAEVSGVSTTTTPELAIKGFLSLTPLEGLEIYTNYSQNRLENKADQFLKPYDTYETGVYKVTYPTTGNDKSESWNQTIINQFNLQASYEKNLGSHYFKVLGGMQTEELLGRSFAAGRKFFKYDGFEDLNNGDVLSATNSGSHYEWAMLSYYGRLNYNYLERYLLEVNSRFDASTRFKGKNQWGYFPSVSAGWRISEEPFFQNIKNSINALKLRGSYGTLGNQAIGGYYPYAAAIYAGHGYWFDYNQGTGVAQTEVANENISWEKSRQLNVGLDAQLLNSRLGLTVDVFRRKTYDMLQRFPIPGFIGLTPPWENRGDIENKGWEVSATWRDQVNDFNYAITANLSDIRNKVLNLYGNEYINTSTITKEGEALNSYYGYVSNGLFQTQEEIDNAAVYGTKANTKPGYVRYVDLSGPDGVPDGIIDNHDRTVLGSNMPRYEYSLNLSAEWKGFDLTLFFQGIGKKDLLYEGYGVRPFLVGRSMFKYQLDYWSEENPGAQFPILLIDGSNNNPNNIPSDFWMKSGAFVRLKNLTFGYTLPKAWTERMQTKQFRVYFNAQNLLTFSNAYEGYDPENAVSSGSFYPLMKTFTFGLNVNF, via the coding sequence ATGAAATTTCTATTTTTCATTTCTGCTTTTACATTGCTCTATGCAAACAATGTATTGAGCCAGCAGATAAATTTCAAAATGAAAAACGCCAGTATAGACCAAGTGCTTCTAAAGATCAGTCAAGAAGTAAAACACGACTTAGTCTATGACTCCAAGATATTTACTGGTCAAAAGAAAGTTGATGTTGACTTTAAAAATATCAGCGTGAACCAAGCTTTAACGCAGTTATTTTCCGAGACTCCTTATGTTTTTGAACTTAGTAAAAACGTCATCGTCGTTCGTAAAGCACCAACCAAGACGGAGCGAGCAGTTAGCAGCTCTTCCTATCAACAAAGAATTGTCGGCACAGTAAAAGATGAAGCCGGCAATCCATTACCGGCAGTAACGATAAAAGCGACGAACAGTACTACTGCAACCACGAGCGATGCGGATGGTAATTATGAGATAAACGTACCTGCTGGAACGCAAAGTCTTAGCTTTTCCTTGCTTGGCTATGGAGATCGACAGATCGAAATCAACTCCAGCACGCGCATCGATGTTACCATGACCGCATCTGTTAGCGATATTGATGAGGTAGTCGTAGTCGGCTACGGGACCCAAAAGAAAGTAAATCTGACTGGATCGGTAGCACAAGTTTCCAGTAAAGATCTTTTGAAGCGAAATGCTTCGAATACATCTATTGCCTTACAAGGATTGATTCCAGGCGTCTCTGTTTCGACGACTTCCGGTAGACCCGGTTATGACGGCGCAGGAATAAAAATACGCGGTACAGGCTCGCTGAACTCTGAAAATGGCCCTTTAGTATTAATTGATGGTGTAGAGGGCTACATGAATTACTTAGATCCGAATAGTATCGAGAGTATTACGGTGCTTAAAGACGCCGCTTCGGCGTCGATTTATGGTTCCAGAGCATCTAATGGTGTCATCTTGGTAACCACAAAACGAGGAAGCGAAAATGCCTTAAGCATCAACTACAGCGGATTTGTAGGGACTAATATGCCGACCAATTTTCCAGATCCGGTAAGCGCTATCGAATATATGGAAGCAATTAACGTCGCGCGCAAAAACAATAACCAAACGCCACAATACAGCGATGATATCATCAATACCTATAAAACGCAAGGTGCTGATAACTTCAATTTCTATGACAGCAATTGGAAAGATCTGCTCGTTAGCAATAATGCGCTAACACATAATAACTCCTTGAGTTTCTCTGGTGGGTCGAAACGCATACGTACCTTTGCCAACTTTGCACATTACTCACAAGATGGTAATATCCCCAACAATAAATACACCCGTTCTACCTTAAAGTTGAACAACGACTTTACAATGACTTCTTGGTTGCGCGGAGGGATAGATTTGAATATTCGTCAGTCTAAGGTGACTGCACCGGCGGGTGATACGCCCGAAGCATTATTCAATAAGGTGACTACCTTTGTTCCAGTTTTCTCTGCCATCAACTCTGACGGCACCTGGGGTTATGGTCAGAATGGCGACAACCCCATTGCTTCTGCTGAGGTTTCAGGAGTATCAACCACCACCACACCAGAACTTGCTATCAAAGGGTTCTTGTCACTAACCCCTTTGGAGGGTTTGGAAATTTATACAAACTACAGTCAAAACAGACTGGAAAATAAGGCCGATCAATTCCTAAAACCTTATGACACCTACGAAACTGGAGTGTATAAAGTGACCTATCCTACCACCGGAAACGATAAATCCGAAAGCTGGAACCAGACTATTATCAACCAGTTCAATTTACAGGCATCCTATGAAAAAAATCTAGGCTCGCACTACTTCAAAGTATTGGGCGGTATGCAAACCGAAGAATTGCTAGGACGCTCTTTTGCTGCGGGTAGAAAATTCTTTAAATACGATGGCTTCGAAGATCTGAACAATGGCGATGTGCTTTCTGCAACAAACTCCGGATCGCACTACGAATGGGCCATGCTATCCTACTATGGCCGTTTGAATTACAACTACTTAGAGCGTTATCTTTTAGAGGTAAACAGCCGCTTTGACGCCTCAACGCGTTTTAAAGGTAAAAACCAATGGGGATACTTTCCATCGGTATCCGCCGGCTGGCGCATTTCCGAAGAACCGTTCTTTCAGAATATTAAAAACAGCATCAACGCCTTAAAACTTCGCGGATCTTACGGAACATTGGGTAACCAGGCAATTGGCGGCTATTATCCATATGCGGCAGCGATCTACGCTGGCCATGGCTATTGGTTTGATTATAATCAAGGTACAGGTGTTGCACAAACAGAGGTAGCTAATGAGAACATATCTTGGGAGAAATCACGTCAACTGAACGTAGGTTTAGATGCTCAATTATTGAATTCTAGACTCGGACTTACAGTCGACGTATTTCGTCGCAAAACCTACGACATGTTGCAACGCTTCCCCATTCCAGGTTTTATTGGGCTAACACCACCATGGGAAAACCGAGGCGATATAGAAAATAAAGGATGGGAAGTATCGGCTACTTGGAGAGACCAAGTCAACGACTTTAATTATGCCATTACTGCTAACCTTTCCGATATCAGAAATAAGGTCCTAAATTTATACGGAAATGAGTATATCAATACTTCCACTATAACGAAAGAAGGGGAAGCACTTAATTCCTACTACGGGTATGTTTCTAACGGACTCTTCCAAACACAAGAAGAAATAGATAACGCTGCTGTATATGGTACGAAAGCAAATACAAAACCTGGATATGTTCGTTATGTCGATTTGAGCGGTCCGGACGGCGTTCCTGACGGAATCATAGATAATCATGACCGCACCGTATTGGGTTCCAATATGCCGCGATATGAATACAGTTTAAACTTATCCGCTGAATGGAAGGGCTTCGACCTAACGTTGTTTTTTCAGGGTATTGGTAAAAAAGATCTGTTATATGAAGGCTACGGTGTTCGTCCATTCCTTGTCGGACGATCCATGTTCAAATATCAACTTGATTATTGGTCTGAAGAGAACCCTGGCGCGCAATTTCCAATACTTCTTATTGACGGATCGAATAATAACCCTAACAACATTCCGTCAGACTTTTGGATGAAAAGCGGTGCATTTGTCCGTCTAAAAAATCTAACTTTTGGCTATACCCTCCCAAAAGCTTGGACAGAACGGATGCAAACCAAACAATTCCGTGTTTATTTCAATGCACAGAATCTATTGACTTTTTCAAATGCATATGAAGGATATGATCCAGAAAATGCAGTATCAAGCGGTAGCTTCTATCCGCTCATGAAGACTTTCACATTCGGATTAAATGTAAATTTTTAA
- a CDS encoding SDR family NAD(P)-dependent oxidoreductase, giving the protein MKQLENKVSIVTGGASGIGKAIVELFVKEGAKVVVADLNEKLGDQLIDSLGDSNIIFVKADASSAEDNKKIVDVAIENFGALHIAVNNAGIGGDSATVGDLSIEGWKKVIDINLNGVFYGMHYQLPEMEKVGGSIINMASILGQVGFANSSAYVAAKHGVVGLTKSAGWEYATKGVRINAIGPGFISTPLVDNALDADALKYLETQHAFQRLGKAEEVAELALWLASDKSSFVTASYYPVDGGYLAK; this is encoded by the coding sequence ATGAAACAATTAGAAAATAAAGTTTCCATCGTAACTGGGGGAGCCTCAGGTATTGGCAAGGCGATCGTCGAACTATTCGTTAAAGAAGGTGCTAAAGTAGTCGTTGCGGACTTAAATGAAAAGTTGGGTGACCAATTGATCGACAGTCTAGGCGACAGCAACATCATTTTTGTAAAAGCTGATGCTTCCTCTGCTGAGGACAACAAGAAAATTGTCGATGTAGCAATCGAAAATTTCGGTGCGCTGCATATCGCTGTCAACAACGCTGGTATTGGTGGAGACTCCGCAACAGTGGGTGACCTGAGCATTGAAGGCTGGAAAAAAGTAATCGACATTAATCTTAATGGCGTATTCTATGGTATGCATTATCAACTGCCAGAAATGGAGAAAGTCGGCGGTAGCATCATTAACATGGCTTCCATCTTAGGGCAAGTAGGATTTGCTAATTCATCAGCCTACGTCGCTGCAAAACACGGTGTTGTCGGATTGACGAAATCTGCAGGTTGGGAATACGCAACAAAAGGTGTAAGAATCAATGCAATTGGTCCCGGATTTATTTCTACACCATTGGTGGACAACGCTTTAGACGCTGATGCGCTTAAATATTTGGAAACGCAACATGCTTTTCAACGCTTAGGGAAAGCTGAAGAAGTAGCCGAATTGGCTCTATGGTTAGCATCCGATAAGTCTTCCTTTGTAACCGCATCTTACTATCCAGTAGATGGTGGTTACTTAGCTAAATAA
- a CDS encoding AI-2E family transporter translates to MQYKQINNNSINQIMLIIIIILICILIFTNLYYYFPGFLGAITLYILYRSSYNRLTEQRRWNKSATSLLFILISIVFIVLPVWAMVDYLAPQISSLLGNTDKIVEQFNLLKEYMSDKPLLKDIDMSDEALVNSLQSLTKYLPSVLNSVAEVAVNILVTFFVLFFMQVHNKKMESYIIQAIPFSIKSKNEIWTEVNLMVRSNAIGIPILGLCQGIVAMLGYYIFGVDNFVLMGILTGVSSIVPVLGTMTIYIPLSLITVAAGDTGNAIGIFLYGLLLIGSIDNILRFTILKTLGDVPPLITVFGVLLGLKLFGMLGLIFGPLILSSVGVLIKVYANEYGKGKSIII, encoded by the coding sequence ATGCAGTACAAACAGATCAACAACAATTCCATCAATCAGATCATGCTGATCATTATCATCATCCTGATCTGTATTTTAATTTTCACCAATCTCTACTATTACTTCCCAGGGTTTCTTGGTGCAATAACCTTATACATCCTTTACCGCTCTTCGTACAATAGATTAACAGAACAGCGACGCTGGAACAAGTCGGCAACCTCCCTCCTGTTTATCCTTATCTCTATCGTATTTATCGTCCTGCCGGTCTGGGCTATGGTGGATTACCTCGCACCACAAATCAGCTCCCTTTTGGGAAATACAGATAAAATTGTCGAACAATTCAACTTGCTCAAAGAATATATGAGCGACAAGCCACTGCTCAAAGACATCGACATGTCTGACGAGGCTCTGGTCAACTCCCTTCAAAGCTTAACAAAATACCTTCCTAGTGTATTGAACTCCGTTGCTGAGGTTGCTGTAAACATTCTCGTTACCTTCTTTGTGCTGTTCTTTATGCAAGTACACAACAAGAAAATGGAGTCTTACATTATTCAGGCAATTCCATTCTCGATCAAAAGTAAAAATGAAATCTGGACCGAGGTAAATCTGATGGTTAGATCTAACGCCATCGGTATTCCTATTCTTGGCCTCTGTCAAGGTATTGTAGCCATGCTAGGCTACTACATCTTCGGTGTAGACAACTTCGTCTTGATGGGCATCCTGACGGGCGTATCGTCCATTGTACCTGTGCTAGGAACAATGACCATCTACATACCACTATCCTTAATCACCGTCGCTGCCGGAGACACCGGAAATGCAATCGGTATCTTCCTGTATGGCTTATTATTAATCGGCAGTATCGACAATATCCTTCGCTTTACCATCCTCAAAACCCTAGGCGATGTTCCACCTTTAATCACCGTATTTGGTGTACTGCTCGGCCTTAAGCTATTCGGAATGCTAGGACTGATCTTTGGTCCGTTAATCCTTTCCTCCGTAGGCGTGCTTATAAAAGTGTATGCGAATGAGTATGGAAAAGGGAAAAGTATTATTATTTAG
- the tsf gene encoding translation elongation factor Ts, with product MSVQISASDVNKLRQQTGAGMMDCKKALIEANGDFEAAVDYLRKKGAKVAASRQDRDSNEGVIIAKAAADAKSGIVVEVNCETDFVAKNADFIAFAESVAEVALANKPASLEDLKALEIGGVKIADLLIDQTGKIGEKIDVSKYENVSAEKVVAYIHGNYRLGVLVGLSADAEGAEEAGKDVAMQIAAMNPVAIDKDGVDSKTIERELEIAKEQIRAEGKPEEMVEKIAAGKLNKFYKDSTLLNQEFVKDSSKNIAQFLDSVSKGLTVTAFKRIQLGA from the coding sequence ATGTCAGTACAAATTTCTGCATCAGATGTAAACAAACTGCGTCAACAAACTGGCGCTGGTATGATGGACTGTAAAAAAGCGTTAATCGAAGCAAATGGTGACTTCGAAGCTGCTGTAGATTACCTACGTAAAAAAGGTGCTAAAGTTGCTGCTAGCCGTCAAGACCGCGATTCTAACGAAGGTGTGATCATTGCTAAAGCTGCTGCTGATGCTAAATCGGGTATCGTAGTAGAAGTAAACTGTGAGACTGACTTCGTAGCGAAAAACGCTGACTTCATCGCTTTCGCTGAATCAGTAGCTGAAGTTGCTTTAGCTAACAAACCAGCTTCTTTAGAAGACTTAAAAGCTTTAGAAATCGGTGGTGTGAAAATCGCTGACTTATTGATCGATCAAACTGGTAAAATCGGTGAGAAAATCGACGTTTCTAAATACGAGAATGTAAGCGCAGAGAAAGTTGTTGCTTATATCCACGGTAACTACCGCCTAGGTGTATTAGTAGGTCTTTCTGCTGATGCTGAAGGTGCGGAAGAAGCAGGTAAAGATGTGGCAATGCAAATCGCTGCAATGAACCCTGTTGCTATCGATAAAGATGGTGTGGATTCAAAAACTATCGAACGCGAATTAGAAATCGCTAAAGAGCAAATCCGTGCAGAAGGTAAACCAGAAGAAATGGTTGAGAAAATCGCTGCAGGTAAATTGAACAAATTCTACAAAGATTCTACTTTATTGAACCAAGAGTTCGTAAAAGATTCTTCTAAAAATATTGCACAATTCTTAGACTCAGTTTCTAAAGGATTAACTGTTACTGCTTTCAAACGTATCCAATTAGGAGCATAA
- the rpsB gene encoding 30S ribosomal protein S2 produces the protein MARTTYQELLDAGVHFGHLTRKWDPKMAKYIFMERNGIHIIDLNKTLTKLEEAASAIKQIVKSGRKVLFVATKKQAKEIIAEQAKAVNMPFVTERWLGGMLTNFATVRKSIKKMSNIDKMQKDGTYDVLSKKEKLMIQRERIKLENLLGGIADLNRLPAALFIIDVKKEHIAVAEAMKLNIPTFAMVDTNSDPTNIDFPIPANDDATKSISLIAGVIGKAIQEGLEERKRDKEEDAEKEAAAAKAAVDNGEATEATPGKRTRKAKDVE, from the coding sequence ATGGCAAGAACAACATATCAAGAATTATTGGATGCAGGTGTTCACTTTGGTCACCTTACTCGTAAGTGGGATCCGAAAATGGCTAAGTACATTTTCATGGAACGCAACGGTATCCACATCATCGATTTGAACAAAACCCTAACTAAGTTAGAGGAAGCTGCTTCAGCAATCAAACAAATCGTAAAATCTGGTCGCAAAGTATTATTCGTTGCAACTAAGAAACAAGCTAAAGAAATTATCGCTGAACAAGCGAAAGCTGTTAATATGCCTTTCGTTACAGAGCGTTGGTTAGGTGGTATGCTAACTAACTTCGCAACTGTGCGCAAGTCTATTAAGAAAATGTCGAACATCGATAAAATGCAAAAAGATGGTACTTACGATGTATTATCTAAGAAAGAAAAATTGATGATTCAACGTGAGCGTATTAAGTTAGAAAACCTTTTAGGTGGTATTGCTGACTTAAACCGTTTACCAGCTGCTTTGTTCATCATCGATGTTAAGAAAGAGCACATTGCAGTAGCTGAGGCGATGAAATTAAACATCCCTACGTTTGCAATGGTAGATACAAACTCTGACCCTACAAACATCGACTTCCCTATCCCTGCGAACGATGACGCTACTAAATCTATCAGCCTAATCGCTGGTGTTATTGGTAAAGCTATCCAAGAAGGATTAGAAGAGCGCAAGCGCGATAAAGAAGAGGACGCGGAAAAAGAAGCTGCAGCAGCAAAAGCGGCAGTAGACAATGGTGAAGCTACTGAAGCGACTCCAGGAAAACGCACTCGTAAAGCAAAAGACGTAGAATAA
- the rpsI gene encoding 30S ribosomal protein S9, whose amino-acid sequence MSTTNTSGRRKTAVARIYLTAGNGNIIVNGKDYKVYFPTLPLQYVATQSLLVAESLANFDIKVNVQGGGVKGQAEAVRLAIAKALVELNPEVKPALRAKGLVTRDDRMVERKKPGRRKARRRFQFSKR is encoded by the coding sequence ATGTCAACAACTAACACTTCAGGAAGAAGAAAAACCGCTGTTGCCCGCATCTACTTAACTGCTGGTAATGGAAATATCATTGTTAATGGAAAAGACTACAAAGTATATTTTCCAACTTTGCCTTTGCAATATGTAGCTACACAATCTTTATTAGTAGCTGAGTCTCTTGCAAATTTTGACATCAAAGTAAACGTTCAAGGTGGTGGAGTAAAAGGTCAAGCTGAGGCTGTACGTTTAGCGATTGCTAAAGCGTTAGTAGAGCTTAACCCAGAAGTAAAACCAGCATTACGCGCGAAAGGTTTAGTTACACGTGATGACCGTATGGTTGAGCGTAAGAAACCAGGACGTCGTAAAGCTCGTAGAAGATTCCAATTCAGTAAACGTTAA